The window GGGACCCGTCAGTCCAACAAAAGCAAAGAGATTCCAGTGTTAGTCAAAGGTAATTATTATCATGGAAAACTCAAATTGCTTAAGGAAGAATGTGTctgatttttctgatttttgtcTCACAGCACTCCACATTACCCCCATCATGAATGTGCTTCCCACCAGTAATGTCTCTGAGGGTGATCTCATAGAGGTGGTCTGTAAAGTTGTGAACCCTCCAAGAAACACTGAAGTATTCCTAACAAAGGACAAAGCGATCCTCAAGCAGGCCAAAGCTGGAGCACTGACACATACATTTACTGTTCAAGAAGGTGACTCTGGAGAGCTTGTGTGCAAAGCGGAGTGGGGTAGTGTGCAGAAAGAAGCCTCTCTAACAATCACAGTCAAGGGTGAGCATTGAGTTTTTCCATTCTATCACATTAAAGCCTTGtctgttattaaaataataataataatatacatgGCATAaagattatatattttttaatttttgttttctaattCCAACAGAACTGTTTTCAAAGCCACGGCTGGCTGTGAAGCCCACAGACATATTTGAAGGAGACCGCTTCAAAGTGACCTGCTCTGTTTCCATTTATGATCCCGAGAAGATCGAAAGTGAAGCCATGCAGTTCTCGATCTACAAAGATAACGTTAAAGTCGCAGGTGCTGACACATATATGACTGTGGCACGGCCTTCTGCAAATGGCAACTACACCTGTAGAGCCAATTATGCTTCTCTGAAACACACTATTATGAAGGAAAGCCAAACACATACTGTTAAGGCCAAAGGTGAGTAATCAGAGGCACAAAAATTCAAATTAAGGCACACAGACTTTTGTTAATCCTGCAAACGCTTTATGTTGTTACAATAAAGATGTGGGACAGGATTTATCTTTGTGCCCATACATGTAATGTGTCAGTCTGTTGGTCAGTTCACTACTTTGGTTTaggtttaatatttatttagagGGATTTGGAGACATTTCTGTCTCTGAAAAGGGAATGCAAATGTCTGACACTGAATGCTCTTCAACCCATCATCTCAAAATTATAAAGTCTACGTGACATCAGACTGAGCCAGTGTGAGAAAGCTGGTGATTACTGCTCGGTGAATTCAGGCATTATTTGTCCTTCCTCCTTCCTGCACGCTCTATCCAGTTGGCTCTTTTCTCTAAACCAAACAGAGCATTACCAATACAATGATGGGAACTTAACATCAGCATATCAGCATTGCGAGCATAACAGCATTTATCTCAAAGCTTTGCCATGCAGCATCAGAGTTGCCAGCATGGCTGCAGAGTCACAGTCTTGTTTAACTTTGTCTCATTTCTCATTCCCAGTTGCTGTTTCTGAGCCCGTGCTGGCTGTGGAGGGAGGTACACTGTTGTTGGGAAAGCCCTTCCAGTTGAGCTGTTATTGCAAGAGAGGCACTCTGCCCATTGAATACACCCTGTTCGTCCCTCGCAAGCCAAATGAGAACAAAACTGTGAGGATGCCGGGTGAAAAGGCTATCTTCAACCTCCCACCCTTCACTGAAAGGTCAGACTTAAAAAACATTCTTTGCCATGCAAGAAACAGTCAGCAGAAGCCTCCAGTGATAGGAACAGGACAGCAACTATTGAATTCAACCAACATCAGAGGTTTGTTGGATCAATGGCCATGAAATCAATCAAACTGATATAAAACATGTTGAgcccaaatgtcacacataTGTTTCTCTGTGCAGAGCCTGTGTCAAAACCACAGTTGACCACTATTCCTAGAATTGGGGACATCTCTGAGGGGTGCAACATGAGTCTTGTCTGCTCCGTTCAGAGAGGAAGTCCTCCCATTAACTTTACCTGGTACAGTGAGACAAAGGGTTTCCTTCATTCCCGAACCTCCTCGGAACAGAAAGAATCCTACAGCATGGACAATGTCAGAGGAGATCATAGTGGAGGATACTACTGTGTGAGCACAAACCCAGCTGGAGAGACCCAACAGAGTGCCACCATCATAATTGGAGGTGTGTGTTTTATCTTCAGTTaatagctctgtgtgtgtgtgtgtgtgtgtgtgtgtgtgtgtgtgtgtgtgtgtgtgtgtgtgtgtgtgtgtgtgtgtgtgtgtgtgtgtgtgtgtgtgtgtgtaatagctTTGGGGCAGAATGAAGTGTTGTGAGtacatttttattgctgttttgtaATCAAGTTATAACCAATCCTATCCATCACCTTCTCTCATTCAATTGTGTTCTGCAGTGAAGATGGCTGGCTGGAAGAAGGGTCTTATTGCAGTCTTTTGCATCCTCTTCATACTGGCCTTTATCTTCATCCTTTTCTTCAAAAAACGCCTCCCTAGATTAAAGAAAAGAGGACCTGTCGCCCTGTTAGTGTAAGTAATATTGCTCATGTTCTTATCAGTATTTTAAAGGTTGGTTACCAGGGTATGGCGCCCACACATCCTCCTGTTGTGTACCCTTTCTGTTTACTTTGTTTCAGGAAGTCAGCCGGCACCAAAGTAGAGCGGCTGAGCCTCACCCAGGCAGAGTACAATGAAGCAAATGGTAAAGCTTCACATTCTAGTGCAATGTTTGCAACGCAAAGCAAACTGTACTCAACAGAAACGCAcactaaataaatattaaacaaatgttGTCTCGATTGATTCTGAAGCATTAAAGCAGTGCTGTGTTTGTCCTCTCTGTGCAGCAACTCCAGGCA is drawn from Archocentrus centrarchus isolate MPI-CPG fArcCen1 chromosome 8, fArcCen1, whole genome shotgun sequence and contains these coding sequences:
- the pecam1a gene encoding platelet endothelial cell adhesion molecule isoform X1 — translated: MGSRPPGLLFLTSLLHIWHCVGGQGSYIIDRVGLTVEPRNTVQSGTPVRLRCQVSVSHSNIPHLIHSFQFTQDDVPIYSSNVTKDTVVYEINPARAADSGNYECRVAVKDKSKTSTSQKLDVTGLQIPTLHLDTPSFYENEEFKATCSAPEEKGPLTFRFYKRFRSGKPEIIKHLSPGGNSSTTTLRLSHIGNGFLYCGYEINLVSGTRQSNKSKEIPVLVKALHITPIMNVLPTSNVSEGDLIEVVCKVVNPPRNTEVFLTKDKAILKQAKAGALTHTFTVQEGDSGELVCKAEWGSVQKEASLTITVKELFSKPRLAVKPTDIFEGDRFKVTCSVSIYDPEKIESEAMQFSIYKDNVKVAGADTYMTVARPSANGNYTCRANYASLKHTIMKESQTHTVKAKVAVSEPVLAVEGGTLLLGKPFQLSCYCKRGTLPIEYTLFVPRKPNENKTVRMPGEKAIFNLPPFTERSDLKNILCHARNSQQKPPVIGTGQQLLNSTNIREPVSKPQLTTIPRIGDISEGCNMSLVCSVQRGSPPINFTWYSETKGFLHSRTSSEQKESYSMDNVRGDHSGGYYCVSTNPAGETQQSATIIIGVKMAGWKKGLIAVFCILFILAFIFILFFKKRLPRLKKRGPVALLVKSAGTKVERLSLTQAEYNEANATPGMIGKSIWSEHASVSDSDDNSGTNTSEKPEPQYSEVQLRQADPNKVPEEQDTGTVYSEVRNSQQGVRTLPDGQVSVEYAELNHDTDHHSDPNNHGYHGVNDDHTDDNSVSMNSTVNGE
- the pecam1a gene encoding platelet endothelial cell adhesion molecule isoform X2, encoding MGSRPPGLLFLTSLLHIWHCVGGQGSYIIDRVGLTVEPRNTVQSGTPVRLRCQVSVSHSNIPHLIHSFQFTQDDVPIYSSNVTKDTVVYEINPARAADSGNYECRVAVKDKSKTSTSQKLDVTGLQIPTLHLDTPSFYENEEFKATCSAPEEKGPLTFRFYKRFRSGKPEIIKHLSPGGNSSTTTLRLSHIGNGFLYCGYEINLVSGTRQSNKSKEIPVLVKALHITPIMNVLPTSNVSEGDLIEVVCKVVNPPRNTEVFLTKDKAILKQAKAGALTHTFTVQEGDSGELVCKAEWGSVQKEASLTITVKELFSKPRLAVKPTDIFEGDRFKVTCSVSIYDPEKIESEAMQFSIYKDNVKVAGADTYMTVARPSANGNYTCRANYASLKHTIMKESQTHTVKAKVAVSEPVLAVEGGTLLLGKPFQLSCYCKRGTLPIEYTLFVPRKPNENKTVRMPGEKAIFNLPPFTERSDLKNILCHARNSQQKPPVIGTGQQLLNSTNIREPVSKPQLTTIPRIGDISEGCNMSLVCSVQRGSPPINFTWYSETKGFLHSRTSSEQKESYSMDNVRGDHSGGYYCVSTNPAGETQQSATIIIGVKMAGWKKGLIAVFCILFILAFIFILFFKKRLPRLKKRGPVALLVKSAGTKVERLSLTQAEYNEANATPGMIGKSIWSEHASVSDSDDNSGTNTSEKPEPQYSEVQLRQADPNKVPEEQDTGTVYSEVRNSQQGVRTLPDGVSVEYAELNHDTDHHSDPNNHGYHGVNDDHTDDNSVSMNSTVNGE